The following is a genomic window from Triplophysa dalaica isolate WHDGS20190420 chromosome 22, ASM1584641v1, whole genome shotgun sequence.
TCTTATTTTTCCATTTGTGCAAATGAAGGATGCATGGGACATAAACGACTGGTGATTATGTGaaaaaccacacaaaacacCTACCTGAATAATGCTTAATTGAATGAATTACATCTGaatatacatacaaaaaaagtgtattatacaGCAGGTCACTCAAAGCATTCATTACATTCACTGTCACTACACCTGTTTCTCAAGGCTGGTTTTAACTGGTCATTTAAATCACAACTGTATACATATTTGTCATCCCAATgaagcaagtgtgtgtgtgtgcgtgcgatGTGTTTTATCACAAGCAAGAGTTCTAATTTAGGCCCAGTACAAGATCTCCTATCACTACGAGTAGACAATCTGTTCTTTGTTTCTTGTGTTGTTATTATTGCTCTGACAAACTCACTTTTCATAACCTCCTAAAGAGACCGAGGACTagaaagatttattttctcatttacagtACAATAAAGTGCAGAAAAATTATACACATCTGGACACAGGACCCATAGTGGAAAAGAACCGAATACATCTCATATATAAACTAATCTACCATCTCTCtctaaaagaagaaaaacatcaaaatttcattactttttaaGTAATTAATAGGACTGAATGTAACTGGATAGTCACATCTACAGTATACATTcatatattgatttttttgccGTCTCGACCCTTCACTGTCTCCAAGTACTTCAATGATATGTTGTTGCACTGTTAAGTAACCAATCATAAGTGGCCCTTGAActtatcaaattaaatattcatgtaTGCGCAATGTGTCACGTTGTGTTTCAACGTCTGAATGGAcggaaaatgaaaatattaattacGGCAAAGTGTATATTAAGACATCAAGCTGTGTTTCTCATCTCATGAATATGGAAATGAAAACGTTAATCCAAGGTTTACATCTAAAAACCGTCTAACTTGTGAATCCATACACACCCACAACGTTCACACTTTAATTATTGTGCTGGCTCCCTCTGCTGGTCTGACGTGAGATTGCAAGTAACGTTTTGTACAATTTCTTAAACACGATTCTAGGCCGGTATTTATGAAAAACGGTACTATTAGTTCAGTGAAGACACAGCGGTCTATTTGACGTTATTGGTATTTTATAGGTAACTGTACATATATAGGTATTTTAAACACTAATATCATTCGGGCAAAGAATACAAGGTTCAAGACTAAATTTGAAACAATTACTGCGATTTATTTGTagtacaataaaacaaaacaaaaatcacaaaacagtGGTCGTTATtccattgttattttattaatttaacaaatCCCCAGTTGAATTAGAAGTCCAGCATTGTATGATAACTGTCTAACTGATGATTAACGTGCTGCTGGTGTGAAATGAGTCTTTTGTTTACATcgcttttttttgtatttgttttattttaaaagtttagcacaaagcaaaaacatgtttatactttttgtcataatttgtgTTTTGCACTTTTTCCatctgttattttcatttagGCCATATATATATTGTAGGCATTGACGTCACTTTTTCACTTGAGCGCATGGACAagtttttttatgctttatcaAATCAATGCCATTAGAACAAGAGGTATTACATATTCCAATCATATTAACAATCGCTAtcagacagaaaaataaaaaatagaattaaataaatttcaatgttttcagagcattacatgttttcagtgctttttttttgctttgtttttattccAAGAGATCTACATACAATTTGAAGtcattaataaaatgtgaaaaacttgGTTTACATTGCGCCCACTTTTTGTTTTCATCGCTTTCCTCTATCTATCGGACAAGCCCCGTGACGTCACGTCACCGACACTCTTCCCGAGGGTCGGATTAAAGATGGCGCCCTCTCATGCACTGAGATGCTGTCAACGGGCTTTATCATGGATACCTGTCATTTTTATCAACCTGGTGGTTTGCTGGTCCTACTACGCCTACGTGGTGGAGCTCTGTATATGTAAGTTTCGATCCCAGATGGTTTGGTTGAACGTGTCACAGTGGTTAAAAGTTGCTGGTTAGTGGTGGCAGTGGTGCTGTGGGCAGGAAGTGACTGTTACTGACTGGTACAGAGATGTTAGTGCCGAAATTCTGCTCTGAATCGCTACTGTATATGCACCATATATGCAGGAGACgcgtgtgtttgtgaagtttgtGGTTTTAATAGTAATGATTGTACGTATTGTAATGGAACGTGTTAAAGATTGAATCTTAAACCCAGATGTTAAGGGGTTGAGACGTTTCGGGACTTGAGAGTAACGTTAGGTCTGAGGATAacttagtttatttatttggggTAATAGgagttatgttttgttattccgagtttaaatgattacaattatttttcaaatttgaCAGCAGATCAAAGAGGAATATGATCACAAGGATCTAGAATACATTTCGTTTGTCTGTGGTCAGTAACGTTAGATGGTGGTCATGAAATGTACTGCAATGACGTCACTGCCATGCTATATTTCGTAAATTCATAATTATAATAGTtttgactatttattttgtatatattacgTTAAACATTTTGCAAAAAATGTACAGGAGTTTGGTATTATGCTGTACAGAAGTATGTTTGACGTCACATCTTAAAGTTTAGCCTTTGTTGACCACACATAAAGTAACTCCACCCAGTCATTACTTTACCTTCAGTCTCGCTTCATTGTGAGCTCCGCTCTGTTTACAGCCCCAGTGAAGTGCAgtgaaatattataattatttcctTATTGACCCGCTACCACAACAAAGACACATGCAATCTTTAATCTATTTCCTtaaaaaccaaaagaaaaataaatgtaattccAATAAATCAGGGCTGAAAGCCAGAAACTGCACTGACTGGGCCAACATGACATGTACTGTATCTGTCAGTCATTCATTGAGTTGCCTTGGCAACCATTGTATTGGATGGATACAAAGAATGCGGCCAGATGGCAGTGCCAGTCACCCAGTGCTCTGGGCTGATCGGGCTGAACTGGTGAGAACTGGGAAGCCTCAGAGAGCATGAGTGGTATCCCAGTACTCAGCAGATGGCTTTGTGAATCGTGCCTGTTGTTCTTGATGGGATTGCTGATTAACCTTTGGCTGCTTTCTCTCCGCAGATACAATCCCTAACCCAGAAGAGCAAGGTAAGAGAAAAACACGTGAAAGCACCTGGTCAGTCTCGGTACAAGAAGTATagaaaccaaaaaaatgaaatgttttttgtataagagaggaaattgtcatttttagtttCCACATTCTTATTACTCTAATATGCACCGTGaccgattaaaaaaaaatgttttgttaattcaACATTTAACATGATTCCATTAACAAACAAAGcacaatataatttaaaaaaattgagcaAAACAACTTAATAATTGCGGTCgtaataattcattaaataaatcaatttgtaaattattttttacaattttgagtGACAGGCATTGTGAAAATGTACCAACCACAAAGTTTTGCAAAGCAGTTGACAAACTATTTCCTAATCCAGCCTCCTGTGCTTGGTTGCATGTTTTTCAGAGTGAACCTTTATGAACTTTTATTGTGGGTTATATAGTATGAAGCACTAGAAGGACTGAAATCTTTTGAaagataaaataactttttctgttGCAGTTATTTATCTGATAGTGTTTCACATCTGCTTCTTCATGTTCATCTGGTCCTACTGGACGGCCATCATATCCAAGCCTGCTATCCCCTCCAAAGAggtattctctctctctctctctctctctctctctctctctctctctctctctctcctctctctctctctctctctctctctctctctctctctctctctctctctctctctctctccctctctctctctctctctctccccctctctctctctggataTCTAAATGCAGGACAGCAGTTAAACAGACTGCTCTGTAGTTTCACTACCGCAGAACGAAATGACAGGGGAGGAGGGAGGGCTTTAAAATCTGgtctgtttttagttttagtgcTCCCTGTGGTGAAGAGATGTAGCCTGATAGTTACCATGCACGCTTTGACACATCAAGCTGTGGTTCTTATGTGGGTATTGTGGGTTCGGGTCTTGCAAAAAAAGCAAGGTTGTGTTTCAAATGTATGACATTGattcatctttttcttttacGTTTACTGTTGTAGATAATAAGTATGGAACTTTTAATGCTGTAACAAATAGTAACGTATTGTCATGTTGTTCTTCTCAGTATTGTCTCCCTAAGGTAGAAAAAGAGCTCTATGAGAAGGAGGAGAGACCAGAGGCCCAGCAGGAAGTCCTGAAGAGAGTGGCCAGAGAGCTGCCCGTATACACACGCACAGGCTCTGGGGGTGGGCAGATTACTTGCTTTTACATTTGTAGCTTTTAAGGAAATATTATAAAGTAATATTCTTTAAATGAAGATTATAAAAGTCAGTAGGatggtttttattttctttacattaaatATCTTAATTACAGTGATGATGTTGTTGTTACTTTGACGCTATTGGACACATGCTGCTGTTTAATAAAGAAGTCTTCCATGTCTCCCAGCTATCCGTTACTGTGACCGCTGCCAGCTTATTAAACCAGACAGATGCCATCACTGCTCCACATGCGACAAGTGAGTTCCAGTAGAATGGATTATCTTTTTTGTGAAAATCTGCGgtgttttgatttttgtgtttgttgtatttttgcaGATGTGTCCTGAAAATGGATCACCATTGTCCGTGGTATGTGTCTTCACTTCAGTATGTTACCTGAGGTTTTGAGGGAATTTCATTTCACATATGATTCgttcttaaatgttttttagggTTAATAACTGTATTGGATTCTCCAACTATAAGTTTTTCGTACTCTTCCTGGCGTACTCCATGCTGTACTGCGTCTACATCTCCGCCACGGTTCTGCAGTACTTCATCAAGTTCTGGACAGTAAGTTAAGAAATCATTCTCCTCTCATCTCTCACACCTTATTCCTTTAAACTTGTGCGGTTTAAAATGCTAACTGCAGCTTGTCTctatatctttgtttttctttgtgtataTGTGAAGTGGAGAAGGTTTAAATACATAGACATTAgattatttatacagtatatgaaaggAACTACagtgatattaaaaacatgaaactatactttgtttgttataaaaaaaatctctggataAAATTGACTTGTTTTTGTGGTTGAAATCAAACAACAAATGGGTTGTCTCTGCTTCTAACATTCTGTCTGTGTTTAACACTTTGCCGGAAGCTTTGCAGACGGAGGGCTTTAGAGCAATGCCCGGAGGTAAAACTCACTTGCTTGCTCTGCGTTGTTTTCTCTGTGGGAGTTGGTTTACTCTGATGTTACACTGTTGATTGGTTTTGCTTTTTAttcttgttatcagaaataaacGTCAATGTAATATAGTGTAATGATGCAGACATGTTTTAATGGCAAAGCAGACAGCCGTACCaaagatgtgatgatgagacaGTTATGTGAAAGTTTCAAGTTTAATCTTTGCATCTGTCTGTGCTACATATGTTGCTTATGAATCATTtgtatattaaagggatacttcaccccaaaatgaaaaattctgtcatcgttactcaactttgagttgttccaaatctgtatacatttctttgttctgatgaaaacagagaaagatatttggtataATAGACATATTTTGCCCCccacaatagtaggaaaaacttggtagtcaaaagtgccccagaactgtttgctgtcgtacattcttcacaatgtcttctttgtgttcaacagaacaaaataacaaaagataaagtaattgttcctactatggaagtcaatggggggcaacatctgtttggttataagcattcttccaaatatctttctctttctcttggaacaactcgaaggtgagtaaatgatgacagaatatttctATTTTCGGCCAacttatccctttaaaggtgaTGTGTGCAACTTTTGTGATGTTaaagatgaaaataattaacattaaaacaccAAGTCCATCCCATGTATTTCCAATTATACTGTGATACTATGGGTGTTAAACAACTTCTCTAGTTatactgtcattttttttttgcaactcTGTTTTGTGATGCTAGTGGGGCAGAAaatacacacttcacctttaaattAGTCATTTGTGTGTTCAGTTTAGTGTATTTGTAACaatttgtattgtgtttgtaaGGTGCTACAGAAAAGAGCTCTGCCAAGAAAGTGCCTCTGAAACGATTTTGTCAAAGTAGGCCTTAGGAGCTTAATACAAGCTAGTCTATAAACTAATTTTTGTTCTCTTACTCAACAGAATCAGCTGCCACAAAATCACGCAAAGTTTCACGTGCTGTTCCTCTTCTTTGTGGCGGCCATGTTCTTCATCAGCATCCTGTCACTCTTCAGCTATCACCTCTGGCTCGTGGGAAAAAACAGAACCACTATAGGCAAGTGTCCCCTCAGCTCCACCTCCTCACATGTTTCTGTGGTTAATCCAGCTCACTTGCATCACTTTAGATAtcgttttattattttctgctTCAAAAAGGACAATAAACACTTCCAAAATGTATCCatacaaaagtattttaaaaagtgctCTGAAGATCTTGATTGCTTATTTTGAAGTGTTGCTCTATGTTCCcaatgttttcatcatttttaaatctctGGGCTCCTATTGTGACCTTTTAGTCATCACCATGACACTCAGTAAAACTCAAACCGACAGAAGTATAATGATGTATGCGGGGGTGGACTGAGTGTCTgcttatgaaaaatatttaggtCACTTtacaaagtataaaaaaatctttgtacgCCCCATCTACAGTTTTGCAAGGCTTCTCTGCAAGAGGTTTTTCCGGATATGGTGGATGTTACTGTTATGTATAGTGTGTTAAGATcttatttttatcattcatttcttttgttcAGAGGCTTTTAGGGCACCCGTGTTCCGAAACGGCCCAGATAAAAATGGGTTTACTCTGGGCTTTCGCAAAAACATCACCCAGGTGTTCGGAGACCAGAAGAAGTACTGGTGTTTACCGATTTACAGCAGGTAAAACCACATCCTTTTAGCATTCTTTGGGATTTTACGGTAACTTTCTGTCCATGTAAGTTATACCAAAGTCCCTTTAAGACAAGTCAGAACATATTGGTTTTATTGtatgtataataaattgttcctagtaataaagttaataatttCATTGTGCAGTGCAACAGTTTAACAGAATGTTACTTTACCAGTCTTGTGTCAATAATAGTATAAAACATATCTTATGTAAGTCATTGCATGTGTTGAAACGAGGGTTGCATgacttatattgtatttcttccTCTAGTTTGGGAGATGGCGACACTTTCCCCACTCGCCTGGTCAACACTGACTTAGAGCAAGGCAATGTTGAACATCAATCCATTAAATGGTAACTATAAcctcatttgttttcaatacTTTAACGTTTGAGAAATTGTGTATCATTATGCATTCTATCATGAACTCAAATTGGCTCATGTTTGCTTTTCTTTGGACTGTTTCAGATTTGGTTGTGCAGTCTAGAAATGTTCTTTTTACCCCGAATATAATTTGAGATACTTTTTTCCTAGAAATGTTGTTCTTGCCATATCACAGTTAATGGTTTAATGTCATCCAGACTGAGGTTTATATTTGGGGCAGTTAAAACATCCTTAAGTGTTTGTGACTGATGGCATAATGGTTGTTATGGTAACAGCACCGTTGATGGACAGACGAACCCCAGACCTCTGAGTGAGTCACAGAATCATCTGTTAGGAAACGATATATCTGAAGAGTCCAAAGACGGCAGCCGTGGAAACATCGGTACGTCACAACATAGGTTTTTATACCGCTGATATCTCCAGAGAACATTGtgaaatgagatttttttatgatttccaAAAATTTGAGTGATTTTTAAGAATCTTTGAGCTTTGTTTAGGAACACTGATCTTTAATGTGCACCACATGGTCCTTGATGTGGCGGCCATTAAGATTACACCGACATTATTTGactaaaatgtgtttaagaaGGTCTGGGTTTGTGTTTCAGAGGTATGTCAACCTGTTTCTGTTACCATGGAGAACGAGTCCTAGACAggtaagctttcctgtagctcagtggtaagagcattgcgtttacaacgctttggataaaagcgtctgccaaatgcctaaaatgtaaatgtaaaaatgtaaatgtaagcatGTTGTCCGCTACTCTATAGACTTAAATTTATTGATttagcagaggcttttatcaaaagcgacttacaaatgaggtaaacaaaaGAAGCAATAAGTACAACACAAGTGCAAATATaccattacaaaacaaaagagtAATTGGGTTTATACAATATGAGgggaatgttcatttttgaaatgaattaagacattttggctgaaaatcaaacattgttTGTTGACATGCTGCAAGTCACAAGATCTTAATGTTTGTCCTTAAATCCCTTAAATCTGTTCTTTTTGTACCCCTACAGGGTAATGGAGTGATGCGTATTTAGTTATCCTCCAAAGGATACACTTGTTTGAAGACCTCATGTGAGAGACCACATGACCCTCAGATACAATGGCTTAAGATTATCTCATATCTCATTATCTCATTATCTCATCTTTATGGAATTGACCTGCAGCATTGCCGCTGTGGTGGATGTATTTCAACTGCATGAATATCAGCACAGACTTTCAGGTTGTTTGCACCAAATGAATGAACTTGAACTCTTTCACCAATTTTTATTACATGGTGAATAACAGCTCTTGATGTTTTCTTTCCCAAACTAACATTCAAAGACATGAATTTGTTATTTGACCAAATACCCTGATTTGATCTTCAGGTTTTGCATGTCATATAgttaatttcttatttattgTTAGTTAACTTTAGAATCTACTATGTTTTTCTAAGCCAAATAAGTTATACATGGGTACGGTTATTGGAGGTGTTTTTGCACTTTTGTCACCAAGGATTTTTGTTGAATggttttgtcattgtttacagAACTGAAGTAACACgtaatgcagtatttgatccAAATGTATTAATCCGTAGTAACAGAATTATGCTTAGTACACAGCATTGTCAATTTGAACTGATGTTCCGGGAGACTCAAATAAGAACGTCAGTCAATTTAATGAGTCAGATTATGGCTAAGAATGAGTTTTACACTTGCCAAATTGAATTCATTCTCTAGGCCTGGATATACAAGTGTTTTATAGTGTTAAGTGAACCTCGACCTTCTTATTGTATGGAACAGTTTATTATACACTTTATACTTCTACCCCTATAACACTAACGTCTTGTCTTTTAAAGTTAAGTGTCTTTTTTCTGACCTCATGCACATCGACATTTCTGAAGAAATGGGATGCTGAAGCACATTGAAGATTTCTAGATTTGGTAGCACACCTAcagaagaaaatgaaatgagaaGCGAGTGAATTCAGTTTTAGCTTTATGTTGTCACCTATGGAGCAATAGTTTCATGTGGAGTTTTAGAGTAATTTCTTTCTTATGTGAAGCTTGTTGAAGACTCTTATTCCACAtga
Proteins encoded in this region:
- the zdhhc20a gene encoding palmitoyltransferase ZDHHC20-A isoform X1, whose translation is MAPSHALRCCQRALSWIPVIFINLVVCWSYYAYVVELCIYTIPNPEEQVIYLIVFHICFFMFIWSYWTAIISKPAIPSKEYCLPKVEKELYEKEERPEAQQEVLKRVARELPVYTRTGSGAIRYCDRCQLIKPDRCHHCSTCDKCVLKMDHHCPWVNNCIGFSNYKFFVLFLAYSMLYCVYISATVLQYFIKFWTLCRRRALEQCPENQLPQNHAKFHVLFLFFVAAMFFISILSLFSYHLWLVGKNRTTIEAFRAPVFRNGPDKNGFTLGFRKNITQVFGDQKKYWCLPIYSSLGDGDTFPTRLVNTDLEQGNVEHQSIKCTVDGQTNPRPLSESQNHLLGNDISEESKDGSRGNIEVCQPVSVTMENES
- the zdhhc20a gene encoding palmitoyltransferase ZDHHC20-A isoform X2; its protein translation is MAPSHALRCCQRALSWIPVIFINLVVCWSYYAYVVELCIYTIPNPEEQVIYLIVFHICFFMFIWSYWTAIISKPAIPSKEYCLPKVEKELYEKEERPEAQQEVLKRVARELPVYTRTGSGAIRYCDRCQLIKPDRCHHCSTCDKCVLKMDHHCPWVNNCIGFSNYKFFVLFLAYSMLYCVYISATVLQYFIKFWTNQLPQNHAKFHVLFLFFVAAMFFISILSLFSYHLWLVGKNRTTIEAFRAPVFRNGPDKNGFTLGFRKNITQVFGDQKKYWCLPIYSSLGDGDTFPTRLVNTDLEQGNVEHQSIKCTVDGQTNPRPLSESQNHLLGNDISEESKDGSRGNIEVCQPVSVTMENES